In Helianthus annuus cultivar XRQ/B chromosome 8, HanXRQr2.0-SUNRISE, whole genome shotgun sequence, a single genomic region encodes these proteins:
- the LOC110872151 gene encoding uncharacterized protein LOC110872151, with amino-acid sequence MEDVLTELPPPSRFFLEDLNNFAPPAPPLPSPFILHSTPNSKTVIRPSLLIIAISTPSLHLLHHLSPKTLIGTLILPEIPSSGNSVNPSLKDKSCNLYAISHGSESIVLANFQYSVSSERTHSIAKTLIGQNIIPQRVVIFDSVQSRNFRGRISTDDTFVMKLETSRERKRVPLLKSLSYFPSGSVVEGLGAALLGCCQMMNIKATLCVSWPESGGLVTSVVKDLLLKDVLPNMEVSIEADDEDEGLRFGFKNHYLDSELYT; translated from the coding sequence ATGGAAGACGTGCTAACAGAGTTACCACCGCCTTCACGTTTCTTCTTAGAAGATTTAAACAACTTTGCTCCACCCGCACCACCACTACCATCTCCCTTCATATTACACTCCACACCAAATTCCAAAACCGTAATTCGACCCTCACTCCTCATAATCGCGATTTCCACCCCATCTCTACACTTACTCCACCACTTATCCCCCAAAACACTAATCGGAACCCTAATTCTACCGGAAATACCATCCTCAGGGAACTCTGTTAACCCTTCTCTTAAAGACAAATCTTGCAACCTGTACGCCATCAGCCACGGTAGTGAATCCATCGTTCTTGCCAACTTCCAATACTCGGTTTCTTCAGAGCGAACCCACTCGATTGCCAAAACGCTCATCGGTCAAAACATTATCCCACAGCGTGTTGTGATCTTTGATTCTGTTCAAAGCCGAAACTTCCGAGGCAGGATTTCAACAGATGATACATTTGTAATGAAGCTGGAAACCTCGAGGGAAAGAAAAAGGGTCCCGCTTTTGAAAAGTTTAAGCTATTTTCCTTCAGGAAGTGTTGTAGAAGGGTTGGGTGCTGCTCTGTTGGGTTGTTGTCAGATGATGAATATAAAGGCGACTCTGTGTGTCTCGTGGCCTGAATCGGGTGGTTTGGTAACGTCGGTGGTTAAAGATTTGTTGCTTAAAGATGTGTTGCCGAACATGGAAGTTAGTATTGAggctgatgatgaagatgaaggctTGAGGTTTGGTTTTAAAAATCATTACCTGGATTCTGAACTATATACCTGA